The Vicinamibacteria bacterium DNA segment GCCCGGTCGATGGAGCACGCTTTGATGAATCTGGATGGCTCTTTCCAGCTGCCCTTTTTCCCGCAGGACGTTGCCGAGAATGAGGTAGATGTCGGTTGCCTCGGTGTTCTCGCGAGCCGCCTTGGTGAGCTCCAAAGCCGCGCGATCGAGGTTCCTGGAAGCGAGGAGATCCAGGCCGAGGATGTAGTGGATCGACCGGGAATGCCGCTCCGCCGGGTCTTGTGCACGTCCGCGGGCGAGCTTGGCCCACAAACGCCCCAGGACCACGCCCGACGCCAGGGCCACGAGCGCGACGAGAAGGGTCTCGTCAGTCAGATTCAAGGAGCGGACTTGGACGAAGACGGCGCCGGCCCACCCGATCGAGGCGCGGGAATCGCGTCATCGAGCGGCAGTTTTCGGAGCTCGCTGGTCTCGTTCTCGAGGCGATCGATTCTGCGTTTCATCTCACGGATCCTCGACCGCAGGCGAAACTGATTGGGGAGGGACAGTGCGACCGCGAGCACGAAACCCAGCATCATCGAGGCGACCAACGCAGCCGCAAGGGGAATCTCCACGGTGCGAAACGTGTCGGTGAACCGGATGACGACCTTCTGATCGTAGTTGGACCAGAGAAACGTCGCCAGCGCCGCTCCCACCAGGAGAATCAGGAAGGATTTGATGATACCCAAATCTTACCTCGTGTAAGCTCGCACGAGCTCGTCCAGACGGCCCATCGCCGTG contains these protein-coding regions:
- a CDS encoding LapA family protein gives rise to the protein MGIIKSFLILLVGAALATFLWSNYDQKVVIRFTDTFRTVEIPLAAALVASMMLGFVLAVALSLPNQFRLRSRIREMKRRIDRLENETSELRKLPLDDAIPAPRSGGPAPSSSKSAP